In the Armatimonadota bacterium genome, TGCTGGTGGCGCCCGACTACCTGCGCCGTGTGGGGCTGGAGCGCGGGGAGTACTACGTGCTGGTGCTGGTGGCTACAGCAGGCGCGATGCTGATGGCCGCCAGCCGCGACCTGTTGCTGCTGTTCCTCGCGCTGGAGACGCTGTCGATCCCCCTCTACGTGCTGGCGGCGTGGGCGCGCAGCCTGCCGCGTTCGCAGGAGGCCGGTATGAAGTACTTCCTGCTGGGCGCCTTCGCCAGCGCGTTCCTGCTCTTTGGCGTGGCCTTGCTCTACGGGGTTGGCGGGACGACGCGCCTGCCCGAGCTGGCCGCGGCGCTGGCCCGGCGGCCGCTCGATCCCGCGGCAGCGGCGGGCATGGGGCTGGTGGTCATCGGGCTGGGCTTCAAGGCCGCGGCCGTGCCCTTCCATACGTGGGCGCCCGACGCGTACGAGGGCGCGCCGCTGCCCGCCGCGGCGTTCATGTCGGTGATCGCCAAGGCAGGCGCGTTCGCGGCGCTGCTGCGGGTCTTCCCGCTGGCGCTGGATCCGCTCGCCGACCAGTGGCGCCCGGTGGCGGGGACGCTGGCGGTCGTCACCATGGTGGTGGCGAACCTGGCCGCGCTGGCCCAGACCAACTACAAGCGCCTGCTGGCCTACTCCAGCATCGCGCACACCGGCTACCTGCTCATCGGCGTCGCCACGGGCACCGCCGCGGCCGCCGCGGCCGTCGTCACCTACCTGGCCATCTACGCCGCCATGACGCTGGGTGCGTTCGCCGTCGCCGTCGGGCTCGAGCGGGCGGGCAGCGAGGCCGACCGCATCGACGACTACGCCGGGCTGGCGTCGCGCGCGCCGCTGCTGGCGTTTGCGACCGCCGTGTGCATGGTCTCACTGGCAGGGCTCCCGCCGTCGGGTGGGTTCGTCGCCAAGCTCGGGGTCTTCGCGGCGGCCATCGAGGGCGGCGGCCGACTCGGCCTGGGCCTGGCGCTGGTGGGCGTGCTGACCAGTGTGGTCTCGGTCTACTACTACCTGCGAGTGGCCTACGTGATGTACGCGGGCGAGCCGTCGGCGGGCGTGCGCGTGCACCGCAGTCCGCTGGCGGCTGCCGCCCTGGCCCTGGCAGTGCTGGCGATCGTGCAGGTGGGCGTGCTGCCCGCTGCGGTCACCGGCTTCGCGCAACAGGTGGGCTCGCTGGTGGGCGGACGCTAGCCCGGGGGCCCGACCGCGCCGGCCGCGGCCCGGACGTCCGTGCCGCACTGGGCACGCCGACGTGTGAACCGGGCACGCCGACGTCCCCGCCAGGCCGACGCCGACCGGCAGGGTGCAGCCACACCGCAGGCCACACCAGCACGCTGTGCCAGGGCGATGGGGCGACGGGCCGTTGCCTTCCGTGGTCCTACCGGTCGTCCAGCAGCGCCCGCAACATGGCCAGACTGCGCCGCGCGCTGTGCAGCGTGTCGGTCTGTGGCTGCACCACCCGGTCCTGCTCGACGACGATCCACCCGGTGTAGGCGGCATCCCGCAGCGCTGCCAGCAGCGCCCGCAGGTCCAGCGTGCCGCGGCCGAGTTCCACGAACACGTCCTGCCGGGCGGCGTCGACGTAGGACGCGCCGCCGGCCAGCAGCGCCCGCAGCCGCGGGAGGTCGACGTCCTTGAGGTGCACGTAGCCCAGCCGCGCCGCATGCGCGCGGGCCAGCGCCACGGGGTCGCCGCCACCGAAGGCCACGTGCCCGCTATCGAGGCACAGCTTCACCAGGTGGGGATCGCAGCGCTCCAGCAGCGTGCGGATCTCGTCGGGGTGCTCGATGTAGGTGCCGCCGTGCGGGTGGAACGAGGGCACGAGCCCGTAGTCGAACCGGCAGAGCTGGGCCAGGCGTTCCAGCCGGGTCGCGTACCCTGGCCACTCGTGCGGCCGCAGCCCGTGCGCGCGGGTCTCGTCGGGCCGGCCGGCGATGCGCGTGCGCAGCTCGTCGCCGGCGTCGGCCAGCAGGATGTCGCGCGCGCCCAGACGCTGCAGGAGTTCGGCCGTCGCGCGGACGCGGCGTTCGCACTCGGGGTAGGCGGCCGGATCCTTGAGGGGGAGCGGCACGAAGGCCGCAGCCAGGGCCAGGCTCCGACGCGCCAGCGCCTCGGCCAGCACCGCGGGGTCAGTCGGCAGGAACCCCCAAGGCCCCAGCTCCGTGCCCGCGTAGCCCGCAGCCTGCATCTCGTCCAGCACGCGCTCGTACGGCAGCTGCGGGCCCCAGCCCGGGATCTCGCAGACACCCCAGCTGATCGGCGCTGCGCCGATGCGGACGTTCATGGCGCACCTAGTGCGCTCGTTGCCGGCATTTACTGCGGCGCCCGCGCCACAGCGCCCACGTCCCCCAGCCCGCGAGCGCCAGCGCCGGCAGCTGCCCCAGCGTCAGCGGCCCCAGCGCCCGCATCTCGCTGCGCAGCGCGTCGAAGGCCAGCCGTCCCACCGAGGTGGGCACCACGATGTGCCAGAAGACCTCCCCGGGGAAGCGCCGGCGGGCGGCGACGCGCCGCGCCCACAGCAGGACGACGACCGCCAGGAGCATCTCGTAGATCTGCAGCGGATGGCGCGGCGCGTCGGGCATCGTCGGGAAGACCACACCCCACGGCAGCCCCGTCGGGTCACCGTACAGCTCCCCGTTCATGAAGTTGCCGAACCGCACGAAGACGTTGCCGATCGGCAGTGCCCACCCGAACGTGTCGGCGAACTGCCAGACCGAGACCCCCGTGCGGCGCGCCGCCCACAGGGCATAGAGCAGCCCGGCCGCGAGCGCACCGTGCGACGACAGCCCGCCCCGGTCGACCCGGACGATCTCCCAGAGCGCCGGGACGAACTCGCCCGGGTGGGAGACGACGTAGCCCAGCCGCGCGCCCACGAACATCACGAGCACCGCGGGAGTGGCGGTGCGGTCGAGCACGGCGGTCGGCACGCCCAGCCGCGGTCCCATGCGGTACGCGACCCACAGGCTCACGCCGATGGTCACAGCGAGCATCACGCCGTACCAGCGGATCGCCAGGGGACCGAGCTGGACGATCACGGGGTCCATGCCGGAGCCAGTCTAGCACCGCATGCTGGCCTGCGACAAACGTGCCTGTCCTTCGGCCACCGCTCGGTCCATGGCGCGGGGCCCTCACAGGAGGACGGGCGTCGCGGGGCAAAAGTGATACCGGCATGAGCGCACGCACCCGTTCCGACGCCCTCGAGCACGTCCTCGCCGAACTCCGGGGGCT is a window encoding:
- the lgt gene encoding prolipoprotein diacylglyceryl transferase, producing the protein MDPVIVQLGPLAIRWYGVMLAVTIGVSLWVAYRMGPRLGVPTAVLDRTATPAVLVMFVGARLGYVVSHPGEFVPALWEIVRVDRGGLSSHGALAAGLLYALWAARRTGVSVWQFADTFGWALPIGNVFVRFGNFMNGELYGDPTGLPWGVVFPTMPDAPRHPLQIYEMLLAVVVLLWARRVAARRRFPGEVFWHIVVPTSVGRLAFDALRSEMRALGPLTLGQLPALALAGWGTWALWRGRRSKCRQRAH
- a CDS encoding sugar phosphate isomerase/epimerase: MNVRIGAAPISWGVCEIPGWGPQLPYERVLDEMQAAGYAGTELGPWGFLPTDPAVLAEALARRSLALAAAFVPLPLKDPAAYPECERRVRATAELLQRLGARDILLADAGDELRTRIAGRPDETRAHGLRPHEWPGYATRLERLAQLCRFDYGLVPSFHPHGGTYIEHPDEIRTLLERCDPHLVKLCLDSGHVAFGGGDPVALARAHAARLGYVHLKDVDLPRLRALLAGGASYVDAARQDVFVELGRGTLDLRALLAALRDAAYTGWIVVEQDRVVQPQTDTLHSARRSLAMLRALLDDR
- a CDS encoding NADH-quinone oxidoreductase subunit N, giving the protein MSAPPPVELALLRPELIVLGTALVLLVADLWLPPSGRGWLVAAGVAGAAWAGWAAVVAPEGVGFAGMYVRDDLTRTIQAIAAAVGALGLLVAPDYLRRVGLERGEYYVLVLVATAGAMLMAASRDLLLLFLALETLSIPLYVLAAWARSLPRSQEAGMKYFLLGAFASAFLLFGVALLYGVGGTTRLPELAAALARRPLDPAAAAGMGLVVIGLGFKAAAVPFHTWAPDAYEGAPLPAAAFMSVIAKAGAFAALLRVFPLALDPLADQWRPVAGTLAVVTMVVANLAALAQTNYKRLLAYSSIAHTGYLLIGVATGTAAAAAAVVTYLAIYAAMTLGAFAVAVGLERAGSEADRIDDYAGLASRAPLLAFATAVCMVSLAGLPPSGGFVAKLGVFAAAIEGGGRLGLGLALVGVLTSVVSVYYYLRVAYVMYAGEPSAGVRVHRSPLAAAALALAVLAIVQVGVLPAAVTGFAQQVGSLVGGR